One segment of Cynocephalus volans isolate mCynVol1 chromosome 8, mCynVol1.pri, whole genome shotgun sequence DNA contains the following:
- the CGN gene encoding cingulin isoform X2: MEQASTMAEPRGPVDHGVQIRFITEPVGGAEMGTLRRGGRRPAKDSRANTYGVAFKSTPDLLRDQQEAAPPGSVDHVKATIYGILREGSSESEVSVRRKVSLVLEQMQPLVMVSPGSTKVLAGQGELTRKVEELQQKLDEQVKKQQKLEPSWVGLERQLEEKAEECSRLQELLERRKGEAQQSTKELQNMKILLDQGEKLRHGLETQVIELQNKLKQVQGPEPAKEVLLKDLLEARELLEEVLEGKQRIEEQLRLRERELTALKGALKEEVASRDQEVEHVRQQYHRDTEQLRRSMQDATQDHAALEAERQKMSSLVRELQKELEETSEETGHWQSMFQKNKEELRATKQELLQLRMEKEEMEEELGEKIEALRRELEQARVGVGDTHQVEKLKKELRRTQEELKELRTERQSQEVAGRHRDRELEKQLAVLRVEADRGRELEQQNLQLQETLQHLRQDCEEASKAKVAAEAEAAVVGQRRAAVESTLRETQEENDEFRRRILGLEQQLKEARGLAEGGEAVEARLRDKVQRLEAEKQRLEEALNVAQEEEGSLAAAKRALEARLEESQRGLARLGQERQALNLALEEEGKQREVLRRGKAELEEQKRLLDRTVDRLNKELEQIGEDSKQALQQLQAQLEDYKEKSRREVAEAQRQAKDWASEAEKTSGGLSHLQDEIQRLRQALQASQAERDTARLDKELLAQRLQGLEQEAESKKRSQDDRARQLKGLEEKVSRLEAELDEEKNTVELLTDRVNRGRDQVDQLRTELMQERSARQDLECDKISLERQNKDLKTRLASSEGFQKPNASLSQLESQNQLLQEQLQAEERERTVLQSTNRKLERRVKELSIQIDDERQHVNDQKDQLSLRVKALKRQVDEAEEEIERLDGLRKKAQRELEEQHEVNEQLQARIKSLEKDSWRKAARSATESTLKHEGLSSDEEFDSVYDPSSIASLLTESNLQTSSC, encoded by the exons ATGGAGCAGGCATCCACCATGGCTGAGCCCCGGGGCCCTGTAGACCATGGAGTCCAGATTCGCTTCATCACAGAGCCAGTGGGTGGTGCAGAGATGGGCACCCTCCGTCGTGGGGGGCGACGCCCAGCCAAGGACTCAAGAGCCAATACGTATGGGGTTGCT TTCAAATCAACTCCAGACCTTCTTCGAGACCAGCAGGAGGCAGCTCCACCAGGCAGTGTGGACCATGTAAAGGCCACCATCTATGGAATCCTGAGGGAGGG AAGTTCAGAAAGTGAAGTGTCTGTGAGAAGGAAGGTTAGTTTGGTGCTGGAGCAGATGCAGCCTCTGGTG ATGGTTTCTCCTGGTTCTACTAAGGTTCTGGCAGGGCAGGGTGAACTCACCCGAAAAGTGGAGGAGCTACAGCAAAAGCTGGATGAACAGGTGAAG AAGCAGCAAAAGCTGGAGCCATCCTGGGTTGGGTTGGAGCGGCAGCTGGAGGAAAAGGCAGAAGAGTGTAGCCGATTGCAGGAGCTgctggagagaagaaaaggggaggCCCAGCAGAGCACCAAGGA GCTGCAGAACATGAAGATCCTCCTGGACCAGGGTGAAAAGTTACGACATGGGTTGGAGACCCAGGTGATCGAGCTGCAGAACAAGCTGAAACAGGTTCAGGGTCCTGAGCCTGCCAAGGAGGTGTTACTGAAG GACCTGTTAGAGGCACGGGAGCTTCTGGAGGAGGTCTTAGAGGGTAAACAGCGAATAGAGGAGCAACTCAGGCTGCGAGAGCGGGAGTTGACAGCCCTGAAGGGGGCCCTGAAGGAAGAGGTGGCTTCCCGTGACCAGGAGGTGGAGCATGTCCGGCAGCAGTACCACCGAGACACAGAGCAGCTTCGCCGGAGCATGCAAGATGCAACCCAG GACCATGCAGCGTTGGAGGCTGAGAGGCAGAAGATGTCGTCCCTGGTGCGGGAGCTGCAGAAGGAGTTGGAGGAGACCTCAGAGGAGACAGGGCATTGGCAGAGCATGTTCCAGAAGAATAAGGAGGAACTTAGAGCCACCAAGCAGGA ACTGCTGCAGCTGCGgatggagaaggaagaaatggaagagGAGCTTGGGGAGAAGATAGAGGCCTTGCGGAGGGAATTAGAGCAGGCCCGAGTTGGTGTTGGAGATACTCACCAGGTTGAGAAGCTCAAGAAG GAGCTGCGCAGGACACAGGAGGAGCTTAAGGAGCTGCGGACAGAGCGGCAGAGCCAGGAAGTGGCTGGGCGACATCGGGACCGGGAGTTGGAGAAGCAGCTGGCAGTCCTGAGGGTCGAGGCAGATCGAGGCCGGGAACTGGAACAACAGAACCTCCAGCTACAAGAGACCCTCCAGCACCTGAGACAGGACTGTGAAGAGGCTTCCAAG GCCAAGGTGGCGGCCGAGGCCGAGGCGGCAGTGGTGGGGCAGCGGCGCGCAGCCGTGGAGAGCACGCTTCGGGAGACCCAGGAGGAGAATGACGAATTCCGCCGGCGCATCTTGGGTCTGGAGCAGCAGCTGAAGGAGGCACGAGGCCTGGCGGAGGGCGGGGAAGCGGTGGAGGCACGACTTCGGGACAAGGTGCAGCGGCTGGAG GCAGAGAAACAGCGGCTGGAGGAAGCCCTGAATGTGGCTCAGGAAGAGGAGGGCAGCTTGGCAGCCGCCAAGCGGGCACTGGAAGCCCGGCTGGAGGAGTCTCAGCGGGGGCTGGCCCGCCTGGGGCAGGAGCGGCAGGCCCTGAACCTGGCCCtagaggaggaggggaagcagCGGGAGGTTCTCCGGCGGGGCAAGGCTGAGCTGGAGGAGCAGAAGCGATTGCTGGACAGGACTGTGGACCGGCTGAACAAAGAG cTGGAGCAGATTGGGGAGGACTCTAAGCAAGCCCTACAGCAGCTCCAGGCCCAGCTTGAGGATTACAAGGAAAAGTCTCGGCGGGAGGTGGCAGAAGCCCAGCGCCAGGCCAAGGATTGGGCCAGTGAGGCTGAGAAGACCTCTGGGGGATTGAGCCATCTTCAGGATGAG ATCCAGAGGTTGCGTCAGGCCCTGCAGGCATCCCAGGCTGAGCGAGACACAGCCCGGCTGGACAAAGAGCTGCTGGCCCAGCGACTGCAGGGGCTGGAGCAAGAGGCAGAGAGCAAGAAGCGCTCCCAGGATGACAGGGCCCGGCAACTGAAGGGCCTTGAG GAAAAAGTCTCACGGCTTGAGGCAGAGTTAGATGAGGAGAAGAACACCGTGGAGCTGCTAACGGACCGTGTGAATCGTGGCCGGGACCAG GTGGATCAGCTGAGGACAGAGCTCATGCAGGAGAGATCGGCTCGGCAAGACTTGGAGTGTGACAAAATCTCCTTGGAGAGACAG AACAAAGACTTGAAGACCCGGTTGGCCAGCTCAGAAGGCTTCCAGAAGCCCAATGCCAGTCTCTCTCAGCTTGAGTCCCAGAATCAGTTGTTGCAGGAGCAGCTACAGGCTGAAGAGAG GGAGAGGACAGTTCTGCAGTCCACCAACCGAAAACTGGAGCGGAGAGTTAAAGAGCTGTCCATCCAGATTGATGATGAGCGGCAGCATGTCAATGACCAGAAAGACCAG CTAAGCCTGAGGGTGAAGGCTTTGAAGCGGCAGGTGGATGaagcagaagaggaaattgagcgACTGGATGGCCTGAGGAAGAAGGCCCAGCGTGAGCTGGAGGAGCAGCATGAGGTCAATGAACAGCTCCAGGCCCGGATCAAATCCCTGGAGAAGGACTCCTG GCGCAAAGCTGCCCGCTCAGCTACTGAATCAACTCTCAAACACGAAGGGCTGAGCTCAGATGAGGAATTTGACAGTGTCTACGATCCCTCATCCATCGCATCATTGCTTACAGAGAGCAACCTTCAGACCAGCTCCTGTTAG
- the CGN gene encoding cingulin isoform X1, which translates to MEQASTMAEPRGPVDHGVQIRFITEPVGGAEMGTLRRGGRRPAKDSRANTYGVAVRVQGIAGQPFVVLNSGEKGGDSFGVQIKGSNNQGAPGALSSDSELPENPYAQVKGYPAPSQGSTSDEEAGAGWNGRLLRSQSQASLAVPAPMGPSNRSTSLLELAPQEAFPGSTIDTAPLSSVDSLISKFDSQLGGRGRTGRRTRTLPPEQHKRSKSLDSRLPRDTFEERERQSPNHWTPSTKSDNHVGSSKQPTQSQRSLSGFSRSHQTQDWVLQSFEEPRGRAQDPTMLQFKSTPDLLRDQQEAAPPGSVDHVKATIYGILREGSSESEVSVRRKVSLVLEQMQPLVMVSPGSTKVLAGQGELTRKVEELQQKLDEQVKKQQKLEPSWVGLERQLEEKAEECSRLQELLERRKGEAQQSTKELQNMKILLDQGEKLRHGLETQVIELQNKLKQVQGPEPAKEVLLKDLLEARELLEEVLEGKQRIEEQLRLRERELTALKGALKEEVASRDQEVEHVRQQYHRDTEQLRRSMQDATQDHAALEAERQKMSSLVRELQKELEETSEETGHWQSMFQKNKEELRATKQELLQLRMEKEEMEEELGEKIEALRRELEQARVGVGDTHQVEKLKKELRRTQEELKELRTERQSQEVAGRHRDRELEKQLAVLRVEADRGRELEQQNLQLQETLQHLRQDCEEASKAKVAAEAEAAVVGQRRAAVESTLRETQEENDEFRRRILGLEQQLKEARGLAEGGEAVEARLRDKVQRLEAEKQRLEEALNVAQEEEGSLAAAKRALEARLEESQRGLARLGQERQALNLALEEEGKQREVLRRGKAELEEQKRLLDRTVDRLNKELEQIGEDSKQALQQLQAQLEDYKEKSRREVAEAQRQAKDWASEAEKTSGGLSHLQDEIQRLRQALQASQAERDTARLDKELLAQRLQGLEQEAESKKRSQDDRARQLKGLEEKVSRLEAELDEEKNTVELLTDRVNRGRDQVDQLRTELMQERSARQDLECDKISLERQNKDLKTRLASSEGFQKPNASLSQLESQNQLLQEQLQAEERERTVLQSTNRKLERRVKELSIQIDDERQHVNDQKDQLSLRVKALKRQVDEAEEEIERLDGLRKKAQRELEEQHEVNEQLQARIKSLEKDSWRKAARSATESTLKHEGLSSDEEFDSVYDPSSIASLLTESNLQTSSC; encoded by the exons ATGGAGCAGGCATCCACCATGGCTGAGCCCCGGGGCCCTGTAGACCATGGAGTCCAGATTCGCTTCATCACAGAGCCAGTGGGTGGTGCAGAGATGGGCACCCTCCGTCGTGGGGGGCGACGCCCAGCCAAGGACTCAAGAGCCAATACGTATGGGGTTGCTGTGCGTGTACAGGGCATCGCTGGGCAGCCTTTTGTAGTGCTCAACAGTGGGGAGAAAGGTGGCGACTCCTTTGGGGTCCAAATCAAGGGGTCCAACAACCAAGGGGCCCCAGGTGCTCTGAGCTCTGATTCAGAACTCCCTGAGAACCCCTACGCTCAGGTCAAAGGATATCCTGCCCCCTCGCAGGGCAGCACATCTGatgaggaggctggggctggctggAATGGAAGGTTACTCCGGTCCCAGTCCCAGGCCTCCCTGGCAGTCCCTGCCCCTATGGGTCCTAGCAATAGGAGTACCAGTTTGCTTGAGCTAGCCCCACAAGAGGCTTTCCCAGGTAGCACCATTGACACTGCTCCCCTGTCTTCGGTGGACTCGCTGATCAGCAAATTTGACAGTCAACTTGGGGGCCGGGGCCGGACTGGCCGCCGAACAAGGACACTGCCCCCTGAACAGCACAAGCGGAGCAAGAGCCTGGACAGCCGACTCCCACGGGACACCTTTGAGGAACGGGAGCGCCAGTCCCCCAACCACTGGACCCCTAGCACAAAATCTGACAACCATGTCGGCAGCTCAAAACAGCCCACCCAGAGCCAGAGGTCTCTCAGTGGCTTTAGCCGTTCCCATCAGACTCAGGACTGGGTCCTTCAGAGTTTTGAGGAGCCACGGGGGAGAGCACAGGACCCTACCATGCTGCAG TTCAAATCAACTCCAGACCTTCTTCGAGACCAGCAGGAGGCAGCTCCACCAGGCAGTGTGGACCATGTAAAGGCCACCATCTATGGAATCCTGAGGGAGGG AAGTTCAGAAAGTGAAGTGTCTGTGAGAAGGAAGGTTAGTTTGGTGCTGGAGCAGATGCAGCCTCTGGTG ATGGTTTCTCCTGGTTCTACTAAGGTTCTGGCAGGGCAGGGTGAACTCACCCGAAAAGTGGAGGAGCTACAGCAAAAGCTGGATGAACAGGTGAAG AAGCAGCAAAAGCTGGAGCCATCCTGGGTTGGGTTGGAGCGGCAGCTGGAGGAAAAGGCAGAAGAGTGTAGCCGATTGCAGGAGCTgctggagagaagaaaaggggaggCCCAGCAGAGCACCAAGGA GCTGCAGAACATGAAGATCCTCCTGGACCAGGGTGAAAAGTTACGACATGGGTTGGAGACCCAGGTGATCGAGCTGCAGAACAAGCTGAAACAGGTTCAGGGTCCTGAGCCTGCCAAGGAGGTGTTACTGAAG GACCTGTTAGAGGCACGGGAGCTTCTGGAGGAGGTCTTAGAGGGTAAACAGCGAATAGAGGAGCAACTCAGGCTGCGAGAGCGGGAGTTGACAGCCCTGAAGGGGGCCCTGAAGGAAGAGGTGGCTTCCCGTGACCAGGAGGTGGAGCATGTCCGGCAGCAGTACCACCGAGACACAGAGCAGCTTCGCCGGAGCATGCAAGATGCAACCCAG GACCATGCAGCGTTGGAGGCTGAGAGGCAGAAGATGTCGTCCCTGGTGCGGGAGCTGCAGAAGGAGTTGGAGGAGACCTCAGAGGAGACAGGGCATTGGCAGAGCATGTTCCAGAAGAATAAGGAGGAACTTAGAGCCACCAAGCAGGA ACTGCTGCAGCTGCGgatggagaaggaagaaatggaagagGAGCTTGGGGAGAAGATAGAGGCCTTGCGGAGGGAATTAGAGCAGGCCCGAGTTGGTGTTGGAGATACTCACCAGGTTGAGAAGCTCAAGAAG GAGCTGCGCAGGACACAGGAGGAGCTTAAGGAGCTGCGGACAGAGCGGCAGAGCCAGGAAGTGGCTGGGCGACATCGGGACCGGGAGTTGGAGAAGCAGCTGGCAGTCCTGAGGGTCGAGGCAGATCGAGGCCGGGAACTGGAACAACAGAACCTCCAGCTACAAGAGACCCTCCAGCACCTGAGACAGGACTGTGAAGAGGCTTCCAAG GCCAAGGTGGCGGCCGAGGCCGAGGCGGCAGTGGTGGGGCAGCGGCGCGCAGCCGTGGAGAGCACGCTTCGGGAGACCCAGGAGGAGAATGACGAATTCCGCCGGCGCATCTTGGGTCTGGAGCAGCAGCTGAAGGAGGCACGAGGCCTGGCGGAGGGCGGGGAAGCGGTGGAGGCACGACTTCGGGACAAGGTGCAGCGGCTGGAG GCAGAGAAACAGCGGCTGGAGGAAGCCCTGAATGTGGCTCAGGAAGAGGAGGGCAGCTTGGCAGCCGCCAAGCGGGCACTGGAAGCCCGGCTGGAGGAGTCTCAGCGGGGGCTGGCCCGCCTGGGGCAGGAGCGGCAGGCCCTGAACCTGGCCCtagaggaggaggggaagcagCGGGAGGTTCTCCGGCGGGGCAAGGCTGAGCTGGAGGAGCAGAAGCGATTGCTGGACAGGACTGTGGACCGGCTGAACAAAGAG cTGGAGCAGATTGGGGAGGACTCTAAGCAAGCCCTACAGCAGCTCCAGGCCCAGCTTGAGGATTACAAGGAAAAGTCTCGGCGGGAGGTGGCAGAAGCCCAGCGCCAGGCCAAGGATTGGGCCAGTGAGGCTGAGAAGACCTCTGGGGGATTGAGCCATCTTCAGGATGAG ATCCAGAGGTTGCGTCAGGCCCTGCAGGCATCCCAGGCTGAGCGAGACACAGCCCGGCTGGACAAAGAGCTGCTGGCCCAGCGACTGCAGGGGCTGGAGCAAGAGGCAGAGAGCAAGAAGCGCTCCCAGGATGACAGGGCCCGGCAACTGAAGGGCCTTGAG GAAAAAGTCTCACGGCTTGAGGCAGAGTTAGATGAGGAGAAGAACACCGTGGAGCTGCTAACGGACCGTGTGAATCGTGGCCGGGACCAG GTGGATCAGCTGAGGACAGAGCTCATGCAGGAGAGATCGGCTCGGCAAGACTTGGAGTGTGACAAAATCTCCTTGGAGAGACAG AACAAAGACTTGAAGACCCGGTTGGCCAGCTCAGAAGGCTTCCAGAAGCCCAATGCCAGTCTCTCTCAGCTTGAGTCCCAGAATCAGTTGTTGCAGGAGCAGCTACAGGCTGAAGAGAG GGAGAGGACAGTTCTGCAGTCCACCAACCGAAAACTGGAGCGGAGAGTTAAAGAGCTGTCCATCCAGATTGATGATGAGCGGCAGCATGTCAATGACCAGAAAGACCAG CTAAGCCTGAGGGTGAAGGCTTTGAAGCGGCAGGTGGATGaagcagaagaggaaattgagcgACTGGATGGCCTGAGGAAGAAGGCCCAGCGTGAGCTGGAGGAGCAGCATGAGGTCAATGAACAGCTCCAGGCCCGGATCAAATCCCTGGAGAAGGACTCCTG GCGCAAAGCTGCCCGCTCAGCTACTGAATCAACTCTCAAACACGAAGGGCTGAGCTCAGATGAGGAATTTGACAGTGTCTACGATCCCTCATCCATCGCATCATTGCTTACAGAGAGCAACCTTCAGACCAGCTCCTGTTAG